In the genome of Candidatus Delongbacteria bacterium, the window TTGTAAGCAAATTTTCAATTTTAATATCACCTATAGCCAAGTTTATATCAGTAAAAATAGGCGATATCTCTGAAAGCTTTTTATTTATAAACTCAGGATTAGTAATGTAATAATTACCTACAAGTAGAGATAAAATTGATTTTGTAACTGATTTTAAATCGAAGAGTTTTTCAAAAGATGAATTGTCATTATAATATTCATAAATTTTATATCCATCCTTTAATACGATAAGATTTCCATCGTTAGAGAACTCTTCATAGATGAGTTTTTCTACCGTATTAATAAAATTGGAGTCAATACCTGAAAACTCCGGTATCAACTCCTCAAATGAATTGTCTGGCCAGTAATCTCTGGTAAAAATCACGCCTGATGCTCCTCCTTCAAAAGATCATTTACCTCTTTCACAGGATTGAAAGTAATTAATGGCACTTCCACGAAAATTGTAAGCCAATCCGCCATTGAGCCATTCCACAATCCAGGAAGTTCTAAAGCCTTCAAATTTTTTCCATTTTGGGATTTCTCAGATATAAAAGCTTGGTCATTATCAACATAATTTTCAAGATTAAAGAAATCTCCTTCAAAATCTTTTGATGAATAAACGATATCCACAGGATTGAAATGAGTGGAGTTTTTAATCATATCATCGTTAGATTTTATACTTCTGTCTATTTGAGCAGACTCAATAATTTGTAATGATTTATTCCCTTTATATTCAATCCAGAATGGTCCACCACCAGTTTCCTGCTCATTTTTTACCATTCCACAAATTCTTACAGGTCTGTTTAGGAACTGATAGAAAGCATTGAATTTTTCTTCATCACTAATTCCATTTTGAAGTTCAAAATCATTATCGTAGTATCTCTTTATAAAACTAATAATCTTTTCACTGTTGTAATTCCCACTGTTTAGTTCAAAAAGAAGTTCATGGATATTCTCTTTGATCTCCATTAAAAGTCCGCCCATAAATTTCTTATATCTATAGGTAGTTTCTTTCAATTTATCTGGAACAACATTGTCAATATTCTTTATAAAAACCATATCAGCTTCCAGATCATTAAGATTTGAAAGTAAGGCTCCGTGTCCAGCTGGACGTAAAACAATCTTGCCATCCTCACCTCTAAATGGAGTATTATCAGGATTTACAGCAATAGTGTCAGTTGCTGGATTTTGGAAAGAATGTTCAATGTTTAGTTTATATTCTCCATACTTTTGCTTCAAGCTTTCAGTAAGGGTTAAAAACTCATTTTCATGTTCTTTAGAAATTGTAAAATGAAGATTGATATTTCCATCTAAAGACTTTGTATAATTTATTCCTTCCACAATGTGTTCTTCCAATGCAGTCCTGACTTCTTCTTCATATTTATGAAACTCAATAAAAGCTTTAGGCTTGGCAGATAAATTCATTTTTTCTTTATCAAACAAAATAGATAATACTTTTGAATATTTTTTTTCATCAATTAAAAAGTCAATTCCATAGCCTGTCATCTCATCAGCCTTGTCATAGAAAGCGAAATTTGATAGGTTTTTCATGGTCTTTAAAAGTGATTCGTAATTTTTACCCTCTTTATCTATTGTGGATTTCAGATTAATAGAAAATTCATCGTAACTATTTTTAAAGTGAAGTAGATTTTTGAACATTCTGGTTGCTGCACCGGAAGCAGGAACAAATTTTATTACTTTAACAAGTGATAAACCCTTTTCAAATTTATCAATGAAAGAGTCAATCTCATTCTCGGTAAATCGAAAAATACCATCTCCAACTGTTGCTGGTTTCAGGAGTTTTACGAACTGCTGTCCTTTTTTGAAAAAATCTATCTGCTTCGTTAGTTTTTCAGTAGTTAGATCATGAGCATTAATTATTTCCATGTCTTTTCCGTTAAACAGATTTTCCATAAATACTCCAAAATTTGTTATCATAAATGATAGCCTTAATTTTTGTATATATCAAGTTGAAATGGTTTAAAATAGAAGAAAATCAAATGTTGAGAGCTTTTTTTAGTTTTTCTTATTATGATTTTTAAAGTTAAGCATGAAATCATAAAAGAAAATTACTTCCTTACTTTTTTAGAAAACAAATGCTTTGTTTTAATTTTTTTTTTATTATTTTAAGCTCTTGAAATTATATAATTTGGTAGGAATTATGACTGAAAATAGAAAAAGAATATTAAGCGGAATTAAACCATCAGGGAATTTAACTCTAGGTAATTATATAGGTGCTATGAAAAATTTTGTTGCCCTACAAGATGAATATGAATCGTTTTATATGGTGGCAGATCTTCATGCCCTTACTGTTCCACAAGTTCCAAAAGATTTGAGAAATAGAACTCTATCGATTATTGGTCAGTACATCGCTTCAGGATTAGACCCAGAGAGAGCTGTATTATTTATTCAATCTCATGTAAAAGGGCATACTGAATTAGCTTGGATTTTAAGTTGTATTACTGGTCTAGGTGAACTTAGTAGAATGACTCAATTCAAAGATAAAAGTTCAAAACCCGGAGCTAATATTAACGCTGGATTGTATACTTACCCAACTTTAATGGCATCGGATATTTTGCTTTATAATGCTGATTGTGTCCCAGTTGGTGACGATCAGAAACAGCATATTGAGTTAACTAGAGATTTGGCTGTGAAATTTAACTACAGATACAGCGATACTTTCGTAGTTCCTGAACCAATAATTCCAAAGCAAGGTGCTAGAATTATGGATTTACAAAATCCTCAAAGTAAAATGGGGAAATCAGATTCCAGTGATTCAGGAATGATTGCAATGCTTGATGATGATAAAACAATTATAAAGAAAATTAAATCAGCTGTAACCGATTCCGGA includes:
- the trpS gene encoding tryptophan--tRNA ligase; translated protein: MTENRKRILSGIKPSGNLTLGNYIGAMKNFVALQDEYESFYMVADLHALTVPQVPKDLRNRTLSIIGQYIASGLDPERAVLFIQSHVKGHTELAWILSCITGLGELSRMTQFKDKSSKPGANINAGLYTYPTLMASDILLYNADCVPVGDDQKQHIELTRDLAVKFNYRYSDTFVVPEPIIPKQGARIMDLQNPQSKMGKSDSSDSGMIAMLDDDKTIIKKIKSAVTDSGKEVIFSDSEEKAGIRNLLTIHSALSKESIDSICNRFEGKGYGDFKAEVADVVVAALSPIREMYNKIMSDKGYIESVLKDGAEKAQRIAFKTLSKVYRKSGLVEAVR
- a CDS encoding DUF4301 family protein; the encoded protein is MENLFNGKDMEIINAHDLTTEKLTKQIDFFKKGQQFVKLLKPATVGDGIFRFTENEIDSFIDKFEKGLSLVKVIKFVPASGAATRMFKNLLHFKNSYDEFSINLKSTIDKEGKNYESLLKTMKNLSNFAFYDKADEMTGYGIDFLIDEKKYSKVLSILFDKEKMNLSAKPKAFIEFHKYEEEVRTALEEHIVEGINYTKSLDGNINLHFTISKEHENEFLTLTESLKQKYGEYKLNIEHSFQNPATDTIAVNPDNTPFRGEDGKIVLRPAGHGALLSNLNDLEADMVFIKNIDNVVPDKLKETTYRYKKFMGGLLMEIKENIHELLFELNSGNYNSEKIISFIKRYYDNDFELQNGISDEEKFNAFYQFLNRPVRICGMVKNEQETGGGPFWIEYKGNKSLQIIESAQIDRSIKSNDDMIKNSTHFNPVDIVYSSKDFEGDFFNLENYVDNDQAFISEKSQNGKNLKALELPGLWNGSMADWLTIFVEVPLITFNPVKEVNDLLKEEHQA